A window of Quercus robur chromosome 12, dhQueRobu3.1, whole genome shotgun sequence genomic DNA:
TAATGTGGGAAGAAAAGAAGCTACTGGAATTTGTCAGAGAAAATGACTGCatggtttttgtcttttttcctcttttttgacTTGCAAATCATTCTTTAGCATTCACTTATTTTTGCAAATGACACTAACTACTAGATGCAGAAGGCAGCACTTCCTTATTAAAGCCAGCAAAGCAGGATAATTGCAAGAGCAGCTTTTGGTGCTTACCCGGATAATGATTCATATCATCAGAAAATTGCACtttaatacccaaaaaaaaaaaaaaaaaaaagacaaaccaAAGAACCTCAACAGATGTTTGTTCCAATTAATTCAActattcataaaaaagaaaCCACTATATTTGAAGGGTACTTCACTGCTCTCTATCTGTTGTTAGTTCTCATCTTGGTTAAAAATTGCAAGGTGTATATCTAATTGCATAGACAACTAACTTGGATGATCCTAAACAGCATTGACCAGGCTCCATGAAGCAATAATCTCTCAGAGAAAAGTTACATGGGCCAAagtaagtaaaagaaaagaagagaggggGGGATCAATTGCCAGATATCAAAAGAGAAACAGAGCAAAACATGTAAAATTGTATGgaaaatttaattgatattaacaAGAACTTGAGCTGATCATTTGGACCTTTGAATTTATAAATGTGGATCTTGGACCCATGAATGGTAATGATCCCAAAactcaaataaagaaaaaaaggaagtgagcgagataaaaagagaagaaactgGGATAAAAAATAAGGGAAGTGACTTGGACTTTTTTGTTATCAATAACCACAAACCAATTATATACATCGAGTTCAAGTAAATTTGCAGAAGTATTTCATGAACATTTCTTCAAATAGAACTCCAAAATGATCCAAGCTGCTTGAGTTCAGACATGGTACATGGCTTCTTTGGAGGCTCCCTCAAAGCACGTGCAAATGTCAAATGAATTGAGCTCAATAAATTTATAAGCTCCTCATTTTTCTTAGCTGAGATTGTGCATAGCACGACTTGTATCTTTTTTTAGCTAAATATGACTCATATCAAATATATTAGTTGTACATCAAAAGATTAGAATTGCTGAGCAATCACTAATTTGACTTCTAAGATCACATCAATAAGGGAATTCCCAGAATTGACTAAAGTTTGTCTAGAGGGCCTATTAGTGTTATTATATTTATGATCTTATACACATTCACACACAAACAGAGACATATATGACTTATTTTGATGTAAAGGTTACGACATTTGGCAATCATCCAAACTCTGTAAGCAGTAgacaaatattttctagaacTCCAGACAGAAATGCACCACTTACCATCTTGTCAACCTTTTATTGTTTTGAACCATTGGTTATTTCAGTGAAAAAATTAAGCTAAGAATATTGTCATGAGTTTGACCTGAGCTCAAATTCAAGTTCAACCCTTAGCTTCAGCTCATTTAACTATATAGTTAGCAAAGCTGGATTAAAATCAGACCTGTATGTAGCCATTTGGTGGTCAACTCGAGCCTAGCTCAAACACAATCAAGTTAATCAAGTCGAACTTAAGCATGCCCTCAGCTCAGCTCATAAGTAATATAGCTCTGTTGCcaattttttaaacctttttttcttcaccctttcaaaattcttgaaaaatcaCATTCCTAGTCCGTGAATGCAGGTCACACGAGTTTTAGTTTCCATCAACTAAGGTTACAATGCAACATTTTTATGAAGAAAACCATGCTATAAATGCATTCAGGAAGTTAACAAAGCAACTAGATTGAGAAAAaacaatgcaaactaagagcAACCTTTAGAGTTGTCAAAAATCACTAACCCTCAACCAAAATCCCCATGAGAAGCGATTCGGTCCCAGTATTCGGATACTTGATCTTCCTCGCCTCCAATTCCGCCATCCCAAACGACTTTATCGCCCGCGCCGACCATCTATTCACATTGGCCCAATCCCAAACAATCACTCACCCAAcagacaaaacaaaaactaaaactaaacacacataaatataaattgaaatttcaaactcacTTTGGGGTTTTCTCAGAAGAAGCCCCTTCTGGCTTcctggaaaaaaagaaaaacaaaacagaacCAAACAATTCATTTCCATGAAACCCTATGATAACTCCAACAATACATGCATACAATTACATGATAGAAATTGGGAGAATCTGAAATTACCGAGTTGGGAGGCTGGAGAGGACGGTGGCGACGGGCGGGCGATGCTTGGAGACGAGAGGTTTGGAAGTGGAGGGTTGAATGGAGAGCTTATTCCCGATTAGAGAGCTGACCAAATTGTTATGAAGGTTGAGACGCCATGGAAGagtgagagaagaagaagaagaatcggAAGTGAGTCGGTGACAAGATTGAGAGATTGGGATCGCCGAGAGGGTGTGGGAAGCCATTTCTGAGTGCTCActgtgaaatgaaaaaaaaaaaaacctagcggATTGGAAATTGGAATGGAACTGGAAGGCCGTTGGGTtcagagagagtttgaatgtgATTGGGTTTttggaatttcttttcttttcttttggcgGGTTTTGGATTTATGAGTTGGAGTGTGGGAGCAAGCAAGTATAGATAGGACTATAGAAGTTGGAGTGTAGAGTGAGTGTGGAGTGTGGGAGTCTCTCTCCCGTTCGAACTAGACCGGTATGGTGGCGTTTGTTTCCTTTGAAAATTGGTTACGGACATTCACCATTATATGtggaaaattgggtttttgggtAAAAGTAAAACTCAGATAACCTTGCGTTAGCCTATATTCCATCATTATTTATTTGAGTCCGAATTTGCTAATTTGGTAAAAGGATGCGGTAAGGGATTCCCAGCTTTagttaaaatttaatacattctACCACACTtgataatatttcaataaatttattataattcatTAAAGTGTGATTTTATCTATTCTTTAATGTGTAATATAATGATGTGGTATATTGCGATTGGAGGATGTAAATCTTAAGTTTTATACCACGTCTTTgtagaatttaatctctaatTTTTAAGAAACCAAGAAGTCGCCTATATCAGCCTCTCACTGGGTGCCGCCTCCATCATCCTTGGCGGTAACTCCAACTGAATCGCCTCCCTTCCATGTCTTGTCAATCTCCAAACCCACCATTTCAAACCAACCTACAAATGAAActcataacccaaacccaacctcAACCACCTTCTCAAAGTCAAAATCAGTGGTGAGTTTGCTGGCAATTATGGCGATGGTGCTTAACAACAAAGGATCCTTGAGGTGAGAACATataataggagagagagagagagagagagaactttttgttggaaaaaactgattttgcatctcatacaaaactcACAACGGAAGCAACACAagaatctacttcattcatgatagataacatgtaaccttgaattctagaacttgaaaaaaaaaaaaaaaaaatgcgtaccttgatgcaataaaattcaaaaaaaaaaacttgagaataCCTTCAATCTTCATCCCAATTCCACATGGTGTCCAAGATGAGTGGTTACTCAATTAGTTCTTACATacattaattttcctttttggaaAAGTGTATTTCCAAGATTCTGTAGAGAAAATctgttttctcttccttttaatCATACGTACGTTTTAATTGTCTTGGTAGTTACTtcatttaataactcttattaaataaataactgattatctaattgggttagccttttgggccaacCCAATTGGGCTTAAGTGTGTGGCTTGAGATGGGACCAAAAGGACTAATAATGCTCTAACTCTAATAAACCTCAGACTTATCTGTCAACTCTTAACAAGTctaaaattaccattaattatataacaaatactactatagaaatataattgcactctaggccttattaataaattatatcccaagactctaatatgatatcatttgactcctccatgaaatatccatagtgaacaaaatcataataaactgtcactttgtaaacaactatttcattccttgagtacccagtttaatcttttagttattcatatttatgaaatctaatttcataaatataaattttagtaactctttactaaagtgacTAGTCCTAAATAACTAGttctcattaaacttatctcaaggaaATATTTCGTGTCTTTATagaaagagattatgaatttcatcttgagaatatgtgtttcCTCAACACTACGTATGGTTATCCAACATACTAAGGTTTTGACCATTAAACTaaatctcactcctgatatatcaaagtaacctatatttcatgatcgggttcactatcctctcaggattgagagtctatgaaattagaagtcatgagattaattattcgattaaagattaattattcaagtaaTAGTTGTTAAtcgaataattaatctcacagcgatctagttcaatatgttttacacaatttaattatttataacatgtcaataaattggattttaggaaACAAACCCTAACACCTTTAATCCCAAATCGACCCATATCTCATTAATGAAGATGACTAGGATGATTTGCCCACTGTCAAAGTAAAGGTTGTGGCAGTGGGGCTAACGTCAGCAACAATGGGGTCGGCGCTGAGAATGGGTTGTTAATTtaaaggattttatttttagatgcatattagaattgattgagaaTGGACAATGTAGTTATgcttattttatattatgtaataTGATGATGTGGCATGTAATATAATTGGAGTGTGTAAAAACTTGGGTTTTACACCAcattcttataaaatttaatatatatttttaaaatatagaaGGGGAATAtgtcaattgatttttttttttttttttttttttgagaaacctgtCAATTGATTTATAAAGCTATTAGtaatttttgcttttaaattaTAGCAGTTTTGTTAAATAGTATACTAATTGGTATTAAATGTTTAGCAGTGAATCTAGTTATACATAAGACAGACTTTGATTAGGTTTAGTGCCTACAGTCAAGGCTGACCGTAGGCTTAGGCCACTTAGGCCATGGCACAAGAACCCCTcctaaacaaaaatgaaaaaaaagcaCACAAATGTGAGGGGCCaataaagtttatatatatatagaaaacaaaatagagCTGTACATTTTTTTCATCCAATTTTAAGAAGCCCATACAAAAATGgttgatattaaaaataatacaagTTTTATTACATAGATCTTATTAATTGTCATGTCACCAATccaaaaagtaattcaaatattgattttttatttttattttgttggaatgtcacaaattacattattttccactcattgtgtaattttttttttaatagtaaaatttaaaataactttagtattttaccaaaaaaatttatagattgaTAGAAAACAAACCAAATCAGTACCttccctattaaaaaaaaaggccattAAGTAAATAGAAAATgttaaattattacaaattttactacaaaatatttataaactaaTGTGGTGAAAATAGGCTAGTGTCActtcaacaacataataaattgAATGTTTGAATCAATTTACTTTAATTGGTGACACATTAGTATGTAAGACATATgtcataaaatttgaaatatcatTAAAATCACTCAAATGaattagtcatatatatatatatatataaaagtaagaataatggatttgaaatgaaaattttataatacaaaACATTAACTAAATTAATTCTTAATAAACtaaatactattatttaagtgatatttaaATACACAAAGGCTCATTTAATTTTTTcgcttaaaacctcaaattacATTGAACCAACCCAACCTCTAGTGCACTGAATATGTTAAGATGGTGATACATGATCAAAAGTGAACAAGCATCATCACCtcaatggtaaaataaaaaatatcaagttcaaatcctagcttacacaaaaaaatcattataactTATTCAAGCAAAAAGTAAGGGTGAAAAACAAACATATAGACATTTTAGTTGTGACCAAAGagtattttagtctttatatgtatttttaattacatatttggctgaaactgaaaactttttaacagaaaactttttaattgaaaacttttttgtacaatgggatccatgaatagtaataaaaagtgcaatgagacccattaatgtagtaaaaataagttgaatagtaaaaaaactagttttttaaGCCAATGTTAAATGCAACcttatggtccgtttggattgagggagagggagggagaatagagtagagtagagtagatttagcataaaattaatttatttttagccaaGTTTACTTTATTCCTCTCCACTTCTCATTCttccccctccatccaaataGGTCTTTAATGTCTATTTGGAATAGcttatttaattgaaacttttttcttttcttttttttttctttttttttttttctgaaagtgtaaaaaaaaagttaaaaaataagctgaatagtatagtaggacccataaataatatcaaaaagtgcagtgggactCATGAATAGAAGTAAAAAAAAGCTGAGAGTGGAGATAAGCTGAAAATTTAACATTGGCTTaaaagtcagtttttttttttttctatttagcttatttttgctactattaatgggtctcattgcactttttggtactattcatgtgTCCTagtgtactatttcagctaccttttagctttatttacaatactttaagtaaaaagttttcagttttagctaaataaaCTGTTTCAAATGAACTCATATAGTCAGCAAGTTTTGCCCCATGTTCCAAATGGTCTCTATCctttaaaatgtttcattttaGCATTATTATATACTACtaagttagtgtaaaaaacTTTGAGATTTTGTTAAgcaatcaaaatttaataaaattccaTTTAAAGTTATCATTTAATCAAAATACTCAtccatgagatttttttttagatggcTGCGTTGTTTTCATGTCTTTTTAGTTAAGGACAtgtccctttctctctttttatttttttgttgctaaatcacttcctccttttttttctttttttttttgacactccacttcctctcttttttgatAGTAAACTTCAGCCAGAATATACTAGTAATGTAAAGTTTACCCTCCAAAATGGGCTTGTTTCTGTGGAAAAATGGGCAATGTTTAATAAGTATCAACTTGGTACTACTATACACCAATAACTCGAATTCATAAACAATGATTACAATTTACAAGTGCCTTTCCCAGCATATGAACCAAGAAAAAACTTGATAGAAGAAAGTAATAGCTTGGGCGATCGTGAGGGTTGGGCTTGTTTATAATgtgaacaaatttgaaatttccatGTCAAACGTAAGTATTAGGAAACATCTCACATTTAAGAATTGATAGCTTTACCATATTATTAAATAAGTAGGTACAATTCACATCTAAGTATTAACTactattcttattattattttctttttaaaagcaCAACTTGATAAGGTGTGGGatgcctctctctttttcctcttcACCTATACTGAAAATGCATAACCACCATGGAAGGCGCCAAGAAAACCTCATCTGAGTCCTGATTTTAAGTAAACAATTTGTAAACGTCTCTCATATTAGCATTGATGCTACATTTAAGCTATATCAACAAAATGAACAAATacaactcttttttctttttctttttttaatgagcGAATACAAAACATATCAAATCTAATAGGTGTCAATGCCTATCGATTTTTATAAAGGAAACTTGTATATAAAAGAAACTTATAATGAGTTTAATTAGTTCAatttgtagagttttttttttttttttttgccgaaCAATGGGAGTGGATTCAAATCCATTCAAATCGACCTATATACAAAAGAAATTCATTGGTTTCTTGATCTAATGACAAAGAGTAATCATTATAAAATGAACAccataattttcaaattctcatatcataaatataaaaagaaaatagaaattgaaaacCTTTATATAGGTACTATAAAGCTTCTAGAATGCAACGAATTATGTATAAGTCCTGTAATTGTTTACGGTTAATATGTAAAGACTAAAATACTTTTCcaactaagaaaaaaatgaagaaaaaaaaaagaagagttatGATATGTTTAGAATTAACTTAAATAATAAACTTTTatgtcaaaaaataataaatatatccatttaaaaagggggaaaaaaaaagagaaggaaaagaaaacaataaattaCTCTCTAAAAATcctatattttatgtttgatttcaaattaaaccttacagtttaattttttttttaagtaaataacaaattttaagacTATTACCAATTAAAtcctaggatttttttttaatttttaaattaaacctTAGTTAAATTCGTCTCAATTTAAACCTCCAATCAAatattcattgttttttttaattaaaccatAGTTTAAATCatacattttaaaaatccaaa
This region includes:
- the LOC126709531 gene encoding ATP-dependent Clp protease ATP-binding subunit CLPT1, chloroplastic-like isoform X2 — translated: MASHTLSAIPISQSCHRLTSDSSSSSLTLPWRLNLHNNLVSSLIGNKLSIQPSTSKPLVSKHRPPVATVLSSLPTRKPEGASSEKTPKWSARAIKSFGMAELEARKIKYPNTGTESLLMGILVEGTSIAAKFLRANGITLFKVREETVNLLGRSDMYNFSPEHPPLTEPAQRALDWAVAEKLKSGESGEITATHMLLGIWSEKDSAGHKIMASLGFDDEKAKELAKSMNVDVVLSHK
- the LOC126709531 gene encoding ATP-dependent Clp protease ATP-binding subunit CLPT1, chloroplastic-like isoform X4, giving the protein MASHTLSAIPISQSCHRLTSDSSSSSLTLPWRLNLHNNLVSSLIGNKLSIQPSTSKPLVSKHRPPVATVLSSLPTRKPEGASSEKTPKWSARAIKSFGMAELEARKIKYPNTGTESLLMGILVEGTSIAAKFLRANGITLFKVREETVNLLGRSDMYNFSPEHPPLTEPAQRALDWAVAEKLKSGSLGILFIKFLDFMIMLYCDFCKF
- the LOC126709531 gene encoding ATP-dependent Clp protease ATP-binding subunit CLPT1, chloroplastic-like isoform X1; the protein is MASHTLSAIPISQSCHRLTSDSSSSSLTLPWRLNLHNNLVSSLIGNKLSIQPSTSKPLVSKHRPPVATVLSSLPTRKPEGASSEKTPKWSARAIKSFGMAELEARKIKYPNTGTESLLMGILVEGTSIAAKFLRANGITLFKVREETVNLLGRSDMYNFSPEHPPLTEPAQRALDWAVAEKLKSGESGEITTTHMLLGIWSEKDSAGHKTMASLGFDDEKAKELAKSMNVDVVLSHK